One Phaseolus vulgaris cultivar G19833 chromosome 2, P. vulgaris v2.0, whole genome shotgun sequence DNA window includes the following coding sequences:
- the LOC137811410 gene encoding probable LRR receptor-like serine/threonine-protein kinase At1g63430 isoform X2, whose protein sequence is MNQLTGPIPPEFGNLTRVVKINLQSNGLTGRLPPELGNLIFLQELRLDRNRLQGPIPAGDSSNFASNMHGMYASKENATGFCRSSQLKVADFSYNFLVGSIPKCLEYLPRLSFQGNCIQSQDLKQRPSIQCAGASPASAKSQPVVNPSHQPAEYASKHHGGSKPVWLLALEIVTGTMVGSLFLVAVFAAFQRCNKKSSIIIPWKKSGSQKDHTAVYIDPEMLKDVRRYSRQELEVACEDFSNIIGSSPDSVVYKGTMKGGPEIAVISLCIKEEHWTGYLELYFQREVADLARLNHENIGKLLGYCREDTPFTRMLVFDYASNGTLHDHLHCYEEGCQFSWTRRMKIAIGIARGLKYLHTEVEPPFTISELNSSAVYLTEEFSPKLVDFESWKTILERSEKNSGSIGSQGAICVLPNSLEARHLDTEGNIFAFGVLLLELLSGRPPYCKDKGYLVDWAKDYLERPDEMSSVVDPELKHFRHEDLKVICEVITLCINPDKTAHPSMRELCSMLENRIDTSVSVELKSSSLAWAELALLS, encoded by the exons ATGAATCAGTTAACAGGACCAATTCCTCCAGAGTTTGGAAATCTAACTCGAGttgtgaaaat AAACTTGCAGTCCAACGGGTTGACTGGTAGGCTACCTCCTGAGCTTGGAAACTTGATATTCCTTCAAGAACTTCGGCTGGATAGGAATAGACTTCAAGGACCTATTCCTGCTGGCGATAGCTCAAATTTTGCTTCAAATATGCATGGGAT GTATGCGTCGAAGGAGAATGCAACTGGCTTCTGTCGTTCGTCTCAGTTGAAAGTAGCAGACTTctcatataattttttagttggTAGTATACCCAAATGCTTGGAGTATCTTCCGAG GTTAAGCTTTCAAGGGAATTGCATCCAGAGCCAGGATTTAAAGCAGCGACCTTCTATACAGTGCG CTGGTGCTTCTCCTGCCAGTGCCAAGAGCCAGCCAGTTGTGAATCCAAGTCACCAACCCGCTGAATATGCGTCCAAGCATCACGGAGGGTCAAAACCTGTTTGGCTTTTGGCTCTAGAAATAGTAACTGGGACTATGGTGGGCTCTCTCTTTCTGGTTGCTGTTTTTGCTGCTTTTCAGAGATGTAACAAAAAATCATCTATCATTATTCCTTGGAAAAAATCTGGAAGCCAGAAAGATCATACGGCAGTATATATAG ACCCTGAGATGTTGAAGGATGTGAGAAGGTATAGCAGACAAGAGCTTGAAGTGGCCTGTGAAGACTTCAGCAACATTATTGGGTCCTCACCAGACAGTGTGGTTTACAAGGGAACAATGAAAGGTGGGCCTGAGATTGCTGTAATTTCCCTCTGCATCAAGGAGGAGCATTGGACAGGATATCTTGAGCTCTATTTTCAGAGAGAG GTGGCAGACTTGGCAAGGTTAAATCATGAGAATATAGGAAAACTACTTGGTTATTGTAGAGAGGACACTCCATTTACGAGGATGTTGGTTTTTGATTATGCTTCAAATGGGACACTTCATGATCACCTACATTGTT ATGAAGAAGGATGTCAATTCTCTTGGACACGGCGTATGAAGATTGCCATAGGCATTGCACGCGGACTCAAGTATTTGCATACCGAAGTGGAGCCTCCATTTACTATCTCAGAGCTGAATTCTAGTGCTGTATACCTTACAGAAGAATTTTCCCCTAAG TTGGTTGATTTTGAAAGTTGGAAGACAATTCTTGAAAGATCAGAAAAGAATTCTGGTTCCATTGGCAGCCAAGGTGCTATCTGTGTCCTTCCAAACTCCCTTGAAGCACGCCATCTTGATACCGAAGGAAACATCTTTGCTTTTGGGGTACTTCTACTAGAGTTACTCAGCGGAAGACCTCCATACTGTAAGGACAAAGGATACTTGGTTGACTGG GCCAAGGACTACCTCGAAAGGCCAGATGAAATGTCGAGCGTGGTGGATCCTGAACTGAAGCATTTTAGACATGAAGACCTCAAAGTGATATGCGAGGTAATAACTCTCTGTATCAACCCTGATAAAACTGCTCATCCATCTATGCGAGAATTGTGTAGCATGCTGGAGAACAGAATTGACACATCAGTAAGCGTGGAGCTTAAGTCGTCATCTTTGGCTTGGGCTGAGCTTGCACTTTTATCTTAA
- the LOC137811410 gene encoding probable LRR receptor-like serine/threonine-protein kinase At1g63430 isoform X1 — protein sequence MKPRTSLWFLSLIYTLSFVASDTVPSNEVWALRSFKEAVYEDLYQVLSNWDTVEADPCNWFGVTCTMVRDHVIKLNISGSSLKGFLAPELGQLAYLQELILHGNNLIGTIPRELSELKYLRVFDVGMNQLTGPIPPEFGNLTRVVKINLQSNGLTGRLPPELGNLIFLQELRLDRNRLQGPIPAGDSSNFASNMHGMYASKENATGFCRSSQLKVADFSYNFLVGSIPKCLEYLPRLSFQGNCIQSQDLKQRPSIQCAGASPASAKSQPVVNPSHQPAEYASKHHGGSKPVWLLALEIVTGTMVGSLFLVAVFAAFQRCNKKSSIIIPWKKSGSQKDHTAVYIDPEMLKDVRRYSRQELEVACEDFSNIIGSSPDSVVYKGTMKGGPEIAVISLCIKEEHWTGYLELYFQREVADLARLNHENIGKLLGYCREDTPFTRMLVFDYASNGTLHDHLHCYEEGCQFSWTRRMKIAIGIARGLKYLHTEVEPPFTISELNSSAVYLTEEFSPKLVDFESWKTILERSEKNSGSIGSQGAICVLPNSLEARHLDTEGNIFAFGVLLLELLSGRPPYCKDKGYLVDWAKDYLERPDEMSSVVDPELKHFRHEDLKVICEVITLCINPDKTAHPSMRELCSMLENRIDTSVSVELKSSSLAWAELALLS from the exons ATGAAGCCTCGTACTTCATTATGGTTTCTTTCTTTGATTTACACGCTCTCTTTTGTGGCTTCTGACACTGTGCCCTCAAATGAAG TTTGGGCGCTTAGAAGCTTCAAAGAAGCTGTTTATGAAGACCTATATCAAGTTTTGTCCAATTGGGATACGGTAGAAGCAGATCCTTGTAACTGGTTTGGCGTCACTTGCACTATGGTGCGAGATCATGTCATCAAGCT AAACATATCGGGATCATCATTGAAGGGGTTTCTTGCACCAGAGTTGGGGCAACTCGCCTACTTGCAAGAACT AATTTTGCACGGAAACAATCTCATCGGAACAATACCTAGAGAGTTGAGCGAGTTGAAATATCTCAGGGTGTTTGATGTAGGAATGAATCAGTTAACAGGACCAATTCCTCCAGAGTTTGGAAATCTAACTCGAGttgtgaaaat AAACTTGCAGTCCAACGGGTTGACTGGTAGGCTACCTCCTGAGCTTGGAAACTTGATATTCCTTCAAGAACTTCGGCTGGATAGGAATAGACTTCAAGGACCTATTCCTGCTGGCGATAGCTCAAATTTTGCTTCAAATATGCATGGGAT GTATGCGTCGAAGGAGAATGCAACTGGCTTCTGTCGTTCGTCTCAGTTGAAAGTAGCAGACTTctcatataattttttagttggTAGTATACCCAAATGCTTGGAGTATCTTCCGAG GTTAAGCTTTCAAGGGAATTGCATCCAGAGCCAGGATTTAAAGCAGCGACCTTCTATACAGTGCG CTGGTGCTTCTCCTGCCAGTGCCAAGAGCCAGCCAGTTGTGAATCCAAGTCACCAACCCGCTGAATATGCGTCCAAGCATCACGGAGGGTCAAAACCTGTTTGGCTTTTGGCTCTAGAAATAGTAACTGGGACTATGGTGGGCTCTCTCTTTCTGGTTGCTGTTTTTGCTGCTTTTCAGAGATGTAACAAAAAATCATCTATCATTATTCCTTGGAAAAAATCTGGAAGCCAGAAAGATCATACGGCAGTATATATAG ACCCTGAGATGTTGAAGGATGTGAGAAGGTATAGCAGACAAGAGCTTGAAGTGGCCTGTGAAGACTTCAGCAACATTATTGGGTCCTCACCAGACAGTGTGGTTTACAAGGGAACAATGAAAGGTGGGCCTGAGATTGCTGTAATTTCCCTCTGCATCAAGGAGGAGCATTGGACAGGATATCTTGAGCTCTATTTTCAGAGAGAG GTGGCAGACTTGGCAAGGTTAAATCATGAGAATATAGGAAAACTACTTGGTTATTGTAGAGAGGACACTCCATTTACGAGGATGTTGGTTTTTGATTATGCTTCAAATGGGACACTTCATGATCACCTACATTGTT ATGAAGAAGGATGTCAATTCTCTTGGACACGGCGTATGAAGATTGCCATAGGCATTGCACGCGGACTCAAGTATTTGCATACCGAAGTGGAGCCTCCATTTACTATCTCAGAGCTGAATTCTAGTGCTGTATACCTTACAGAAGAATTTTCCCCTAAG TTGGTTGATTTTGAAAGTTGGAAGACAATTCTTGAAAGATCAGAAAAGAATTCTGGTTCCATTGGCAGCCAAGGTGCTATCTGTGTCCTTCCAAACTCCCTTGAAGCACGCCATCTTGATACCGAAGGAAACATCTTTGCTTTTGGGGTACTTCTACTAGAGTTACTCAGCGGAAGACCTCCATACTGTAAGGACAAAGGATACTTGGTTGACTGG GCCAAGGACTACCTCGAAAGGCCAGATGAAATGTCGAGCGTGGTGGATCCTGAACTGAAGCATTTTAGACATGAAGACCTCAAAGTGATATGCGAGGTAATAACTCTCTGTATCAACCCTGATAAAACTGCTCATCCATCTATGCGAGAATTGTGTAGCATGCTGGAGAACAGAATTGACACATCAGTAAGCGTGGAGCTTAAGTCGTCATCTTTGGCTTGGGCTGAGCTTGCACTTTTATCTTAA
- the LOC137811411 gene encoding actin-depolymerizing factor 7-like isoform X1, which produces MEQANAASGMAVNDSCKLKFQELKAKRIYRYITFKIEQQEVVVDKIGGSTETYDDFQASLPGDECRYAVYDFDFTTDENCQKSKIFFVAWSPDTSRVRMKMVYASSKDRFKRELDGIQVELQATDPSEMSLDIVKARAI; this is translated from the exons ATGGAGCAGGCAAATGCAGCGTCCGGAATGGCTGTGAATGATAGCTGCAAGTTGAAGTTTCAGGAGCTTAAAGCAAAACGGATCTACCGATACATTACGTTCAAAATTGAGCAGCAAGAAGTTGTGGTGGACAAAATAGGGGGATCGACAGAAACCTATGACGATTTTCAGGCCAGTTTGCCTGGTGATGAGTGTCGCTATGCCGTCTATGATTTTGATTTCACAACTGATGAGAATTGCCAGAAAAGCAAGATCTTCTTCGTTGCATG GTCACCAGACACTTCAAGGGTGAGGATGAAGATGGTGTATGCAAGTTCCAAGGATAGATTCAAGAGGGAACTAGACGGCATTCAAGTTGAACTGCAAGCAACTGATCCAAGTGAGATGAGCTTGGACATTGTAAAAGCACGAGCCATCTAA
- the LOC137811412 gene encoding probable copper-transporting ATPase HMA5, whose amino-acid sequence MAKLLALSCWRNLSPRPHYPSMPKYPKGHPATTVEELSESTALFSVVGMTCAACAGSVEKAVKRLPGIREAIVDVLNNRAHVIFYPSFVNEETIREAIEDAGFEALLLTDGTHDKSVKVCRFQIKGMTCTSCSSTIESALQGLHGVLEARVGLATEEAQVHYNPNLLLTPNDILQAIEDSGFEAVLISSSEDFTEIDLHVEGAVTDDASMKLILDSLRALPGVLVVDLTPEFSKITVSYKPDVTGPRNLINVIEQTGNGNFKAKIYPTEQGQRNSHRREETRQYYKSFLWSLVFTIPVFLTSMVFMYVPGIKDVFDAKIVNMLTVGEVTRWVLSTPVQFVLGWRFYYGSYKSLRRGSANMDVLIALGTNAAYFYSVYSVLRAATSPHFEGNDFFETSAMLISFILLGKYLEILAKGKTSDAIAKLMNLTPDTAVLLTLDSDGNVVGEEEIDSRLVQKNDVIKVVPGAKVASDGVVVWGQSHVNESMITGEARPVAKRKRDTVIGGTVNENGVLHVKATRVGSESALSQIVRLVESAQMAKAPVQKFADRISKYFVPLVIVISFTTWLAWFLAGRYHVYPKSWIPSTMDSFELALQFGISVMVIACPCALGLATPTAVMVGTGVGASQGVLIKGGQALESAHKVNCIVFDKTGTLTVGKPVIVRTELLTKMVLREFYELVAATEVNSEHPLAKAVVEFAKKFRDEENPSWPEARDFVSITGHGVKATVHNKEIMVGNKSLLADHNIAIPVEAEDMLAEAEKMAQTGILVSINGKVAGVLAVSDPLKPGAQEVISILKSMNIKSIMVTGDNFGTASSIAREVGIENVIAEAKPDQKAEKVKGLQASGYTVGMVGDGINDSPALVAADVGMAIGAGTDIAIEAADIVLMKSNLEDVITAIDLSRKTFSRIRLNYVWALGYNLLGIPIAAGVLFPSTRFRLPPWIAGAAMAASSVSVVCCSLLLKYYRRPRKLENLEIRGISIDSSTDM is encoded by the exons ATGGCGAAGTTGTTAGCGTTAAGTTGCTGGCGAAACCTCTCACCGCGACCTCACTACCCTTCCATGCCTAAATACCCCAAGGGACACCCCGCCACCACCGTCGAGGAGCTCTCAGAGTCCACCGCTCTTTTCTCCGTCGTCGGAATGACTTGTGCCGCCTGCGCCGGATCCGTCGAGAAGGCCGTCAAACGCCTCCCCGGGATCCGCGAAGCGATCGTCGATGTCCTCAACAACCGCGCCCACGTCATCTTCTACCCCTCTTTCGTTAAC GAAGAGACCATTCGCGAGGCCATCGAAGACGCGGGTTTCGAAGCGCTATTACTCACAGACGGTACTCACGACAAATCCGTTAAAGTATGCCGCTTCCAAATCAAAGGCATGACCTGCACCTCCTGTTCCTCCACGATAGAATCCGCTTTACAAGGCCTTCACGGAGTCCTCGAAGCCCGCGTGGGCCTGGCCACCGAAGAGGCCCAAGTCCACTACAACCCAAATCTCCTCCTCACTCCAAACGACATTCTGCAAGCCATAGAAGATTCCGGATTCGAAGCTGTGCTCATTAGTTCAAGCGAAGACTTCACCGAGATAGACCTCCACGTGGAAGGCGCGGTAACCGACGACGCTTCAATGAAACTAATACTAGATTCTCTGCGGGCACTTCCAGGAGTCCTTGTGGTGGACCTAACGCCGGAATTCAGCAAAATAACGGTTTCTTACAAACCGGACGTCACAGGACCCAGAAATTTGATCAACGTGATTGAGCAAACAGGGAATGGGAATTTCAAGGCGAAGATTTATCCTACGGAACAAGGACAAAGAAACTCTCACAGACGCGAGGAAACGAGGCAGTATTATAAATCTTTCTTATGGAGCTTGGTGTTTACTATTCCTGTGTTTCTAACCTCCATGGTGTTTATGTATGTCCCTGGAATTAAGGACGTTTTTGATGCGAAGATAGTGAACATGCTTACCGTGGGGGAGGTTACACGGTGGGTGCTGTCCACGCCGGTTCAGTTCGTACTCGGCTGGCGGTTTTACTACGGTTCTTATAAATCGTTACGCCGTGGATCTGCGAACATGGATGTTCTCATTGCGTTGGGGACAAACGCGGCGTATTTTTACTCTGTTTACTCTGTTTTGAGAGCTGCTACTTCTCCGCATTTTGAGGGGAATGATTTCTTTGAGACTAGTGCGATGCTTATTTCGTTCATTCTGCTTGGGAAGTATCTCGAGATTCTGGCGAAGGGGAAGACGTCTGATGCGATTGCCAAGCTCATGAACTTGACACCCGACACGGCGGTTTTGCTGACTTTGGACTCTGATGGGAATGTTGTTGGGGAGGAGGAGATCGATAGCAGGTTGGTTCAGAAGAATGATGTGATTAAGGTTGTTCCTGGGGCGAAAGTGGCTTCCGATGGGGTTGTTGTGTGGGGGCAGAGTCACGTGAATGAGAGCATGATCACGGGGGAAGCGCGTCCCGTGGCGAAGAGGAAAAGGGACACTGTTATTGGAGGGACTGTGAATGAGAATGGAGTTTTGCATGTTAAGGCGACGAGGGTAGGATCGGAGAGTGCCCTTTCTCAAATTGTTCGCCTTGTGGAGTCAGCGCAGATGGCCAAAGCACCTGTGCAGAAGTTTGCTGATCGCATATCCAAATACTTTGTGCCTCTg GTGATTGTGATCTCGTTCACGACTTGGCTTGCCTGGTTTTTGGCTGGAAGATATCATGTTTACCCAAAGTCTTGGATACCGTCTACAATGGACAGCTTTGAGCTTGCTTTGCAGTTTGGAATATCTGTCATGGTCATAGCCTGCCCTTGTGCTTTGGGTTTAGCGACGCCAACTGCGGTTATGGTTGGGACTGGAGTTGGTGCATCTCAGGGTGTGCTCATCAAAGGAGGGCAGGCATTAGAGAGTGCACATAAG GTAAACTGCATTGTTTTCGATAAGACGGGTACTCTCACTGTCGGGAAACCTGTGATAGTGAGAACAGAATTATTGACAAAAATGGTGCTCCGGGAATTCTACGAACTTGTTGCTGCAACTGAG GTGAATAGTGAGCATCCATTGGCCAAGGCCGTTGTTGAGTTTGCCAAAAAATTTAGAGATGAAGAGAACCCTTCTTGGCCAGAAGCACGAGATTTTGTTTCCATTACAGGACATGGAGTAAAGGCCACTGTTCATAACAAAGAAATAATGGTGGGTAATAAGAGCTTGTTGGCTGACCATAACATTGCAATTCCTGTTGAAGCTGAAGATATGCTTGCTGAAGCCGAAAAGATGGCTCAAACAGGAATATTGGTATCTATAAATGGGAAAGTGGCAGGAGTTTTAGCCGTATCCGACCCACTGAAACCAGGTGCTCAAGAAGTCATCTCCATCCTCAAATCAATGAATATCAAGAGCATTATGGTGACTGGGGACAACTTCGGAACGGCCAGTTCTATTGCGAGGGAAGTAGGAATTGAGAATGTTATAGCTGAGGCTAAACCGGATCAAAAAGCAGAGAAAGTGAAAGGCTTGCAG GCTTCTGGTTACACTGTGGGTATGGTGGGGGATGGTATCAATGATTCGCCTGCACTTGTGGCAGCGGATGTGGGAATGGCAATAGGTGCTGGTACAGACATTGCTATTGAGGCTGCTGATATTGTCCTGATGAAGAGCAACTTGGAAGATGTGATAACTGCTATTGACCTTTCCAGAAAAACATTTTCCCGTATACGCCTGAATTACGTTTGGGCTTTGGGTTATAACTTACTTGGAATCCCAATTGCTGCTGGAGTTCTTTTCCCTTCAACAAGGTTCAGATTGCCACCCTGGATTGCTGGTGCTGCTATGGCTGCTTCCTCCGTCAGTGTTGTTTGCTGTTCTCTGTTGTTGAAATATTACAGGAGACCCAGGAAGCTAGAGAACCTTGAGATACGAGGCATAAGCATCGATTCATCCACTGATATGTGA
- the LOC137811411 gene encoding actin-depolymerizing factor 7-like isoform X2 — protein MANAASGMAVNDSCKLKFQELKAKRIYRYITFKIEQQEVVVDKIGGSTETYDDFQASLPGDECRYAVYDFDFTTDENCQKSKIFFVAWSPDTSRVRMKMVYASSKDRFKRELDGIQVELQATDPSEMSLDIVKARAI, from the exons ATG GCAAATGCAGCGTCCGGAATGGCTGTGAATGATAGCTGCAAGTTGAAGTTTCAGGAGCTTAAAGCAAAACGGATCTACCGATACATTACGTTCAAAATTGAGCAGCAAGAAGTTGTGGTGGACAAAATAGGGGGATCGACAGAAACCTATGACGATTTTCAGGCCAGTTTGCCTGGTGATGAGTGTCGCTATGCCGTCTATGATTTTGATTTCACAACTGATGAGAATTGCCAGAAAAGCAAGATCTTCTTCGTTGCATG GTCACCAGACACTTCAAGGGTGAGGATGAAGATGGTGTATGCAAGTTCCAAGGATAGATTCAAGAGGGAACTAGACGGCATTCAAGTTGAACTGCAAGCAACTGATCCAAGTGAGATGAGCTTGGACATTGTAAAAGCACGAGCCATCTAA